A genomic stretch from Streptomyces fungicidicus includes:
- the hpnC gene encoding squalene synthase HpnC gives MTPVAAARAADPERATLDKAADENFPVAPFFLPRSWRDDLMAVYGFARLVDDIGDGDLAPGGADARLLGVSEEDAGDRLLLLDAFEADLHRVFDPAGPGPGHPLLRRLRPTVRRHALTPGPFLGLIAANRQDQLVKRYETHDDLLAYCELSANPVGRLVLAVTGTSTPERIRRSDAICTALQIVEHLQDVAEDLGRDRVYLPAADMKRFHVQEADLAAATAGASVRALVAYQAERARELLNEGAPLMGSVHGRLRLLLAGFVAGGRAALRAIAAAEYDVLPGPPKPGKVQLLREAGVTLRGKG, from the coding sequence ATGACGCCCGTGGCCGCGGCGCGCGCCGCCGACCCGGAGCGCGCCACCCTCGACAAGGCAGCCGACGAGAACTTCCCCGTGGCCCCCTTCTTCCTGCCCCGGTCCTGGCGCGACGACCTCATGGCGGTGTACGGCTTCGCCCGGCTGGTCGACGACATCGGCGACGGCGACCTGGCGCCCGGCGGCGCCGACGCCCGTCTCCTCGGGGTGTCCGAGGAGGACGCCGGGGACCGGCTGCTGCTCCTCGACGCGTTCGAGGCGGACCTCCACCGCGTGTTCGACCCGGCGGGGCCCGGGCCGGGCCACCCGCTGCTGCGCCGGCTCCGGCCGACGGTCCGCCGGCACGCGCTGACCCCCGGCCCCTTCCTCGGCCTGATCGCCGCCAACCGCCAGGACCAGCTCGTCAAGCGCTACGAGACCCACGACGACCTGCTCGCCTACTGCGAACTGTCGGCCAACCCCGTCGGGCGGCTGGTCCTCGCCGTCACCGGCACCTCGACGCCCGAGCGGATCCGCCGTTCCGACGCGATCTGCACCGCGCTGCAGATCGTCGAGCACCTCCAGGACGTGGCCGAGGACCTCGGCCGCGACCGCGTCTATCTGCCCGCCGCGGACATGAAGCGCTTCCACGTCCAGGAGGCGGACCTCGCCGCTGCGACCGCCGGCGCATCGGTGCGCGCACTGGTCGCGTACCAGGCGGAACGCGCCCGCGAGCTGCTGAATGAAGGCGCACCCCTCATGGGTAGCGTCCACGGCAGACTCAGGCTGCTGCTCGCGGGGTTCGTGGCAGGAGGAAGGGCGGCCCTCCGGGCGATCGCCGCCGCCGAATACGACGTACTCCCCGGCCCGCCCAAGCCCGGCAAGGTCCAGTTGCTGCGCGAGGCGGGCGTGACTCTGCGAGGAAAGGGGTGA
- a CDS encoding 5'-methylthioadenosine/S-adenosylhomocysteine nucleosidase family protein — MSPRPAPAPLLIACALGIEQLALRRREHGTPGGPVTVLRTGMGPAAAERSVTRMLADPALGGAAVLATGFCAGLAPGMHPGDLVVAGETRDPRGSVPCAGTELLVKELVRTVPGRTVHTGPLTGSDHVVRGHERSALLATGAIAADMESAATLLAAVRTGERPVAAVRVVVDAPEHELVRIGTVRGGISAFRVLRSVLPAFYEWHRSLLLPRR; from the coding sequence ATGAGCCCCCGGCCCGCCCCGGCCCCGCTGCTGATCGCCTGCGCGCTCGGCATCGAGCAGCTCGCCCTGCGCAGGCGTGAGCACGGCACCCCGGGCGGGCCGGTCACCGTGCTGCGCACGGGCATGGGGCCGGCGGCGGCCGAGCGCTCCGTCACCCGGATGCTCGCCGATCCGGCCCTGGGCGGGGCGGCCGTCCTCGCCACCGGCTTCTGCGCGGGACTCGCCCCCGGGATGCACCCCGGCGACCTGGTCGTCGCCGGGGAGACCCGGGACCCGCGCGGAAGCGTCCCCTGCGCGGGAACCGAACTGCTGGTGAAGGAGCTGGTGCGCACGGTGCCCGGACGCACCGTCCACACCGGGCCGCTCACCGGCTCCGACCACGTCGTCCGCGGTCACGAACGGTCCGCCCTGCTCGCCACCGGCGCGATCGCGGCCGACATGGAATCCGCGGCCACGCTGCTGGCCGCCGTCCGGACGGGCGAACGCCCGGTTGCGGCCGTCCGGGTGGTCGTGGACGCTCCTGAACACGAACTCGTCCGCATCGGCACGGTGCGCGGTGGAATATCGGCTTTCCGTGTCCTTCGTTCCGTCCTTCCGGCTTTCTATGAATGGCACCGTTCCCTGCTGCTCCCCCGGAGGTGA
- a CDS encoding ABC transporter ATP-binding protein, which produces MAETTDERIPTVIADDLHIVYRVNGAKTGKGSATAALSRIVKRGEERGVRKVHAVRGVSFVSYRGEAIGLIGSNGSGKSTLLRAIAGLLPAEKGKVYTDGQPSLLGVNAALMNDLTGERNVILGGLAMGMSREEIKARYQEIVDFSGINEKGDFITLPMRTYSSGMAARLRFSIAAAKDHDVLMIDEALATGDRKFQKRSEARIRELRKQAGTVFLVSHNNKSIRDTCDRVLWLERGELRMDGPTDEVLREYEKFTGK; this is translated from the coding sequence GTGGCTGAGACCACCGACGAGCGGATCCCCACGGTCATCGCGGACGACCTGCACATCGTCTACCGGGTCAACGGCGCCAAGACCGGCAAGGGCAGCGCCACCGCGGCACTCAGCCGCATCGTGAAGCGGGGCGAGGAACGGGGCGTGCGCAAGGTGCACGCCGTGCGCGGGGTGTCCTTCGTCTCCTACCGGGGCGAGGCCATCGGCCTGATCGGCTCCAACGGCTCCGGGAAGTCGACCCTGCTGCGGGCCATCGCCGGACTGCTGCCGGCCGAGAAGGGCAAGGTCTACACCGACGGCCAGCCCTCCCTGCTCGGCGTCAACGCCGCCCTGATGAACGACCTGACGGGCGAACGCAACGTCATACTCGGCGGCCTCGCCATGGGCATGTCGCGCGAGGAGATCAAGGCCCGCTACCAGGAGATCGTCGACTTCTCCGGGATCAACGAGAAGGGCGACTTCATCACCCTGCCGATGCGGACGTACTCCTCCGGCATGGCGGCCCGGCTGCGCTTCTCCATCGCCGCCGCCAAGGACCACGACGTCCTGATGATCGACGAGGCGCTGGCCACCGGCGACCGCAAGTTCCAGAAGCGTTCCGAGGCCCGCATCCGGGAGCTGCGCAAGCAGGCCGGCACGGTGTTCCTGGTCAGCCACAACAACAAGTCGATCCGCGACACCTGCGACCGGGTGCTCTGGCTGGAACGGGGCGAGCTGCGCATGGACGGCCCCACCGACGAGGTGCTCCGGGAGTACGAGAAGTTCACGGGCAAGTAG
- the hpnD gene encoding presqualene diphosphate synthase HpnD: MIRTVESHTPASAPVLAAYSYCEAVTGQQARNFAYGIRLLPTPKRRAMSALYAFSRRVDDIGDGPLADDVKVTRLEDTRALLTRIREGAVDEDDTDPVAVALAHAAGHFPIPLGGLDELIDGVQMDVRGETYETWDDLKAYCRCVAGAIGRLSLGVFGTEPGARGAERASEYADTLGLALQLTNILRDVREDAAGGRTYLPADDLAKFGCSAGFAGPTPPEGSDFTGLVHYEVRRARALFAEGYRLLPLLDRRSGACVAAMAGIYRRLLDRIERDPGAVLRGRVSLPGHEKAYVAVRGLSGLDTRHVTRRAVRRRA, from the coding sequence GTGATCCGGACCGTGGAGTCGCACACACCCGCGTCCGCACCGGTACTCGCCGCCTACAGCTACTGCGAGGCCGTCACCGGGCAGCAGGCCCGTAACTTCGCCTACGGCATCCGGCTGCTCCCGACGCCCAAGCGGCGCGCGATGTCGGCGCTGTACGCGTTCTCCCGGCGTGTCGACGACATCGGCGACGGGCCGCTGGCGGACGACGTCAAGGTCACCCGGCTGGAGGACACCCGGGCGCTGCTCACCCGGATCCGGGAGGGCGCGGTCGACGAGGACGACACCGACCCGGTCGCGGTCGCCCTCGCCCACGCGGCCGGGCACTTCCCGATCCCGCTCGGCGGCCTGGACGAACTGATCGACGGCGTCCAGATGGACGTACGCGGCGAGACCTACGAGACCTGGGACGACCTCAAGGCGTACTGCCGCTGTGTCGCGGGCGCCATCGGGCGGCTCTCGCTCGGCGTCTTCGGCACCGAACCGGGCGCGCGCGGCGCCGAACGCGCGTCCGAGTACGCCGACACGCTCGGCCTCGCGCTGCAGCTCACCAACATCCTCAGGGACGTCCGCGAGGACGCCGCGGGCGGGCGCACCTATCTGCCCGCCGACGACCTCGCCAAGTTCGGCTGCTCCGCCGGGTTCGCGGGGCCGACGCCACCGGAGGGCTCCGACTTCACCGGCCTGGTGCACTACGAAGTGCGCAGGGCACGCGCGCTCTTCGCCGAGGGCTACCGGCTGCTCCCCCTGCTCGACCGGCGCAGCGGCGCCTGCGTCGCCGCGATGGCGGGCATCTACCGCCGGCTCCTCGACCGCATCGAGCGCGACCCCGGGGCGGTACTGCGCGGCCGGGTCTCCCTGCCCGGACACGAGAAGGCGTACGTCGCGGTGCGCGGCCTGTCCGGCCTGGACACCCGGCACGTCACCCGGCGCGCCGTCAGGAGGCGTGCCTGA
- a CDS encoding polyprenyl synthetase family protein translates to MPPASQAARRTAVDVSALLERGRTLATPVLRAAVDRLAPPMDTVAAYHFGWIDAAGRPADGDGGKAVRPALAVLSAEVTGAAPETGVPGAVAVELVHNFSLLHDDLMDGDEQRRHRDTVWKVHGPAQAILVGDALFALANEVLLELGSVEAGRATRRLTAASRALIDGQAQDISYEHRDRVSVEECLEMEGNKTGALLACASSIGAVLGGADDRTADALERYGYHLGLAFQAVDDLLGIWGDPEATGKQTWSDLRQRKKSLPVVAALAAGGPASERLGEILAADAKSSDFANFSEEEFAARAALIEEAGGRDWTAGEARRQHTIAIEALDIVDMPGQVRERFTALADFVVVRKR, encoded by the coding sequence GTGCCCCCGGCCTCGCAGGCCGCTCGAAGGACCGCGGTGGACGTGTCCGCGCTCCTGGAGCGCGGCCGGACCCTGGCCACGCCGGTACTGCGGGCGGCCGTCGACCGCCTGGCACCTCCCATGGACACGGTCGCCGCCTACCACTTCGGCTGGATCGACGCCGCGGGCCGGCCCGCCGACGGCGACGGCGGCAAGGCCGTGCGCCCCGCCCTGGCCGTGCTGTCCGCCGAGGTCACCGGGGCGGCCCCGGAGACCGGTGTCCCCGGCGCGGTCGCCGTCGAACTGGTGCACAACTTCTCGCTGCTGCACGACGACCTGATGGACGGCGACGAGCAGCGCCGGCACCGCGACACCGTCTGGAAGGTGCACGGCCCCGCCCAGGCCATCCTGGTCGGCGACGCCCTGTTCGCCCTGGCCAACGAGGTGCTGCTGGAGCTCGGCAGCGTCGAGGCGGGCCGCGCCACCCGCCGGCTGACCGCCGCCAGCCGCGCCCTCATCGACGGCCAGGCCCAGGACATCTCCTACGAGCACCGCGACCGGGTCAGCGTCGAGGAGTGCCTGGAGATGGAGGGCAACAAGACCGGTGCCCTGCTCGCCTGCGCCAGCTCCATCGGCGCGGTGCTCGGCGGCGCGGACGACCGCACCGCCGACGCGCTGGAGAGGTACGGCTACCACCTCGGCCTCGCCTTCCAGGCCGTCGACGACCTCCTCGGCATCTGGGGAGACCCGGAGGCCACCGGCAAGCAGACCTGGAGCGACCTGCGCCAGCGCAAGAAGTCCCTCCCGGTGGTGGCCGCGCTCGCGGCGGGCGGCCCCGCCTCCGAACGGCTCGGCGAGATCCTCGCCGCCGACGCCAAGAGCAGCGACTTCGCGAACTTCTCCGAGGAGGAGTTCGCGGCCCGTGCCGCCCTCATCGAGGAGGCCGGCGGCCGCGACTGGACCGCCGGCGAGGCACGCCGTCAGCACACCATCGCCATCGAGGCCCTCGACATCGTGGACATGCCCGGCCAGGTGCGGGAACGGTTCACGGCGCTCGCGGACTTCGTCGTCGTACGAAAGAGATGA
- the hpnH gene encoding adenosyl-hopene transferase HpnH — MAMPLRQSIKVATYLAEQKLRRRDKFPLIVELEPLFACNLKCEGCGKIQHPAGVLKQRMPVAQAVGAVLESGAPMVSIAGGEPLMHPQIDEIVRQLVARRKYVFLCTNALLMRKKMDRFTPSPYFAFAVHIDGLRERHDESVAKEGVFDEAVEAIKEAKRRGFRVTTNSTFFNTDTPQTVVEVLNYLNDDLKVDEMMISPAYAYEKAPDQEHFLGVEQTRELFRKAFAGGNRSRWRLNHSPLFLDFLEGKVDFPCTAWAIPNYSLFGWQRPCYLMSDGYVPTYRELIEDTDWDQYGRGKDPRCANCMAHCGYEPTAVLATMGSLKESLRAMRETVSGNRE, encoded by the coding sequence ATGGCCATGCCGCTGCGTCAGTCCATCAAGGTCGCTACCTACTTGGCCGAACAGAAGCTCCGCAGGCGGGACAAGTTCCCGCTGATCGTCGAACTGGAACCGCTCTTCGCCTGCAACCTTAAGTGCGAGGGGTGCGGCAAGATCCAGCACCCGGCAGGGGTGCTCAAGCAGCGGATGCCCGTCGCGCAGGCCGTGGGCGCGGTACTGGAGTCCGGCGCCCCGATGGTGTCGATCGCCGGCGGCGAACCCCTGATGCACCCGCAGATCGACGAGATCGTGCGTCAGCTGGTGGCCAGGCGCAAGTACGTCTTCCTGTGCACCAACGCCCTGCTCATGCGCAAGAAGATGGACCGGTTCACCCCGTCGCCCTACTTCGCGTTCGCCGTGCACATCGACGGCCTGCGGGAGCGGCACGACGAGTCCGTGGCGAAGGAGGGCGTGTTCGACGAGGCCGTGGAGGCGATCAAGGAGGCCAAGCGCCGCGGCTTCCGGGTCACCACCAACTCCACCTTCTTCAACACCGACACCCCGCAGACCGTCGTCGAGGTGCTCAACTACCTCAACGACGACCTCAAGGTCGACGAGATGATGATCTCGCCCGCCTACGCCTACGAGAAGGCCCCCGACCAGGAGCACTTCCTGGGCGTGGAGCAGACCCGCGAGCTGTTCAGGAAGGCCTTCGCCGGGGGCAACCGGAGCCGCTGGCGGCTGAACCACTCCCCGCTGTTCCTGGACTTCCTGGAGGGGAAGGTCGACTTCCCCTGCACCGCGTGGGCGATCCCGAACTACTCGCTCTTCGGCTGGCAGCGCCCCTGCTACCTGATGAGCGACGGGTACGTGCCGACGTACCGGGAGCTGATCGAGGACACCGACTGGGACCAGTACGGCCGGGGCAAGGACCCGCGCTGCGCCAACTGCATGGCGCACTGCGGCTACGAGCCCACCGCCGTCCTCGCCACCATGGGCTCCCTGAAGGAGTCGCTGCGCGCCATGCGCGAGACCGTCTCGGGAAACCGGGAGTGA
- the hpnE gene encoding hydroxysqualene dehydroxylase HpnE, giving the protein MSHGTRTEGPRGNDPAAARRHAVVVGGGLAGVTAALALADAGVRVTLLEGRPRLGGLAFSFRRGDLTVDNGQHVYLRCCTAYRWFLDRIGGAALAPLQDRLDVPVVDLARPEGRRLGRLRRDALPVPLHLGRGLATYPHLSLADRARTAWAALALKGLDLADPSLDDQDFGSWLTAHGQSARAVEALWDLVGVATLNAVAGDTSLALAAMVFKTGLLSDPSAADIGWARVPLGDLHDRLAREALDAGGVRTEVRTRVTSVSVNGDGGWNVQVPGETITADAVVLAVPQREAHDLLPAGALDAPGRLLGIGTAPILNIHVVYDRTVLARPFFAALGTPVQWVFDRTDASGLQRGQYLALSQSVAQNDIDEPVAVLRERYLPELRRLLPRTRDARVEDFFVTRERTATFAPAPGVGRLRPGARTKAPGLYLAGAWTATGWPATMESAVRSGVGAADAALGALGRPRPRRLFALEEAA; this is encoded by the coding sequence ATGAGCCACGGCACACGCACCGAGGGGCCGCGCGGGAACGATCCCGCCGCGGCCCGGCGGCACGCCGTCGTGGTCGGCGGCGGACTGGCCGGCGTCACCGCCGCGCTCGCGCTCGCCGACGCCGGAGTGCGCGTCACCCTGCTCGAGGGCCGCCCCCGCCTGGGCGGGCTCGCCTTCTCCTTCCGGCGCGGCGACCTGACCGTCGACAACGGCCAGCACGTGTACCTGCGCTGCTGCACCGCCTACCGCTGGTTCCTCGACCGGATCGGCGGCGCGGCGCTGGCCCCGCTGCAGGACCGCCTCGACGTGCCCGTGGTCGACCTCGCCCGCCCCGAGGGGCGGCGGCTCGGCAGGCTGCGGCGCGACGCGCTGCCCGTACCCCTGCACCTGGGGCGCGGCCTCGCCACGTATCCGCACCTCTCGCTCGCCGACCGGGCCAGGACGGCCTGGGCCGCGCTCGCGCTGAAGGGGCTCGACCTCGCCGATCCGTCCCTGGACGACCAGGACTTCGGCAGCTGGCTGACCGCGCACGGCCAGTCGGCGCGCGCCGTCGAGGCCCTCTGGGACCTGGTCGGGGTCGCCACCCTCAACGCGGTCGCGGGCGACACGTCCCTGGCGCTCGCCGCGATGGTGTTCAAGACCGGTCTATTGTCCGACCCCTCGGCGGCCGACATCGGCTGGGCCCGGGTGCCGCTGGGCGACCTGCACGACCGGCTCGCCCGCGAGGCGCTCGACGCCGGGGGCGTGCGCACCGAGGTCCGCACCCGGGTCACCTCCGTCTCGGTGAACGGCGACGGGGGGTGGAACGTCCAGGTGCCCGGCGAGACGATCACCGCCGACGCCGTCGTCCTCGCCGTACCGCAGCGCGAGGCCCACGACCTGCTGCCCGCGGGCGCCCTCGACGCCCCCGGGCGGCTGCTCGGCATCGGCACCGCGCCCATCCTCAACATCCACGTCGTCTACGACCGCACGGTGCTCGCCCGGCCGTTCTTCGCGGCCCTCGGCACCCCCGTGCAGTGGGTCTTCGACCGCACCGACGCCTCCGGGCTGCAGCGGGGCCAGTACCTCGCGCTGTCCCAGTCGGTCGCCCAGAACGACATCGACGAGCCCGTCGCCGTGCTCCGCGAGCGGTACCTGCCCGAACTGCGCCGGCTGTTGCCGCGCACCCGCGACGCCCGCGTGGAGGACTTCTTCGTCACCCGGGAGCGCACCGCCACCTTCGCCCCCGCCCCCGGCGTCGGACGCCTCAGGCCCGGCGCCCGCACCAAGGCACCCGGCCTGTACCTGGCCGGCGCGTGGACCGCCACCGGGTGGCCCGCGACCATGGAGAGTGCGGTCCGCAGCGGCGTCGGCGCGGCCGACGCCGCGCTGGGCGCCCTGGGCCGGCCCCGCCCCCGCCGTCTCTTCGCACTAGAGGAGGCGGCCTGA
- the shc gene encoding squalene--hopene cyclase yields the protein MTATTDGSTGAALPPRVTAASENDTDIPEAAGVPDIAAHAMRRATDFLLSRQDDQGWWKGDLETNVTMDAEDLLLRQFLGIRDEDTTRAAALFIRGEQREDGTWATFHGGPGELSTTIEAYVALRLAGDPPEAPHMARASAWIRERGGIAAARVFTRIWLALFGWWKWEDLPELPPELIWFPSWVPLNIYDFGCWARQTIVPLTIVSAKRPVRPAPFPLDELHTDPRRPRPPRPHAPPNTWDGAFQRLDRALHALRRAVPRRVRQAAMNAAARWIIERQENDGCWGGIQPPAVYSVIALHLLGYDLRHPVMRAGLESLDRFAVWREDGARMIEACQSPVWDTCLAAIALADAGLPADHPSLVKAADWMLGEQIVRPGDWSVRRPHLPPGGWAFEFHNDNYPDIDDTAEVVLALRRVRHHDPERMDSAIGRGVRWSLGMQSKNGAWGAFDVDNTSPFPNRLPFCDFGEVIDPPSADVTAHVVEMLAVEGLAHDPRTRRGIQWLLAEQEPDGSWFGRWGVNYLYGTGSVVPALAAAGIPGSHPAVRRAVAWLEKVQNDDGGWGEDLRSYRHVREWSGRGASTASQTAWALMALLAAGERDSGAVERGVAWLAATQREDGSWDEPYFTGTGFPWDFSINYHLYRQVFPLTALGRYVHGEPFSKKQTAARNGSAQPLAGVKGSR from the coding sequence ATGACAGCGACGACCGACGGAAGCACCGGGGCGGCCCTGCCGCCCCGCGTGACCGCGGCCAGCGAAAACGACACCGACATCCCCGAGGCGGCCGGGGTTCCCGACATCGCCGCCCACGCCATGCGGCGCGCCACCGACTTCCTGCTGTCCCGGCAGGACGACCAGGGCTGGTGGAAGGGCGACCTCGAGACCAACGTCACGATGGACGCCGAGGACCTGCTGCTGCGCCAGTTCCTCGGCATCCGCGACGAGGACACCACCCGGGCCGCCGCCCTGTTCATCCGCGGGGAGCAACGCGAGGACGGCACCTGGGCCACCTTCCACGGCGGGCCCGGCGAACTCTCCACCACCATCGAGGCGTACGTCGCCCTGCGGCTGGCCGGCGACCCGCCCGAGGCCCCGCACATGGCCCGCGCCTCCGCCTGGATCCGCGAGCGCGGCGGCATCGCCGCCGCCCGGGTCTTCACCCGCATCTGGCTGGCCCTGTTCGGCTGGTGGAAGTGGGAGGACCTGCCCGAACTCCCGCCCGAGCTGATCTGGTTCCCGTCCTGGGTGCCGCTCAACATCTACGACTTCGGCTGCTGGGCCCGGCAGACCATCGTCCCGCTGACGATCGTCTCCGCCAAACGGCCGGTGCGCCCCGCGCCGTTCCCGCTGGACGAACTGCACACCGATCCGCGCCGGCCCAGACCTCCGCGGCCGCACGCCCCGCCGAACACCTGGGACGGCGCCTTCCAGCGGCTGGACAGAGCCCTGCACGCCCTGCGCAGGGCGGTCCCGCGCCGGGTGCGCCAAGCCGCCATGAACGCCGCCGCCCGCTGGATCATCGAACGGCAGGAGAACGACGGCTGCTGGGGCGGCATCCAGCCCCCGGCCGTCTACTCGGTCATCGCGCTGCACCTGCTCGGCTACGACCTGCGGCACCCGGTGATGCGCGCGGGCCTGGAGTCGCTCGACCGCTTCGCCGTGTGGCGCGAGGACGGGGCCCGGATGATCGAGGCCTGTCAGTCCCCGGTGTGGGACACCTGCCTGGCGGCCATCGCGCTCGCCGACGCCGGCCTGCCCGCCGACCACCCGAGCCTGGTCAAGGCCGCCGACTGGATGCTCGGCGAGCAGATCGTGCGGCCCGGTGACTGGTCCGTGCGCCGGCCCCATCTGCCGCCCGGCGGCTGGGCGTTCGAGTTCCACAACGACAACTACCCCGACATCGACGACACCGCCGAGGTGGTCCTCGCACTGCGCCGGGTCAGACACCACGACCCCGAGCGGATGGACAGCGCGATCGGGCGCGGGGTCCGCTGGAGCCTCGGCATGCAGTCGAAGAACGGCGCCTGGGGCGCCTTCGACGTCGACAACACCAGCCCGTTCCCCAACCGCCTCCCGTTCTGCGACTTCGGCGAGGTCATCGACCCCCCGTCGGCCGATGTCACCGCGCACGTCGTGGAGATGCTCGCCGTCGAGGGACTCGCCCACGACCCGCGCACCCGGCGCGGCATTCAGTGGCTGCTCGCCGAACAGGAGCCGGACGGCTCCTGGTTCGGACGCTGGGGCGTCAACTACCTCTACGGCACCGGCTCCGTCGTCCCCGCCCTGGCCGCGGCCGGGATCCCCGGCTCGCACCCGGCTGTCCGGCGGGCCGTGGCATGGCTGGAGAAGGTGCAGAACGACGACGGCGGCTGGGGCGAGGACCTGCGCTCCTACCGCCACGTCCGGGAGTGGAGCGGCCGGGGGGCCTCGACCGCCTCGCAGACCGCCTGGGCGCTGATGGCGCTGCTGGCGGCGGGGGAGAGGGACTCCGGGGCCGTCGAGCGCGGCGTCGCGTGGCTGGCGGCCACCCAGCGCGAGGACGGCTCCTGGGACGAGCCGTACTTCACCGGCACCGGCTTCCCCTGGGACTTCTCCATCAACTACCACCTCTACCGGCAGGTCTTCCCGCTCACCGCGCTCGGCCGCTATGTGCACGGGGAACCCTTCAGCAAGAAGCAGACCGCGGCGAGGAACGGGTCCGCGCAGCCGCTCGCCGGGGTGAAGGGAAGCCGATGA
- a CDS encoding DUF6380 family protein: MDTPLPGGKRWATLRRPAASLTETAGRAPFERRRARRSGEGA; the protein is encoded by the coding sequence ATGGACACCCCGCTCCCGGGCGGAAAGCGGTGGGCAACCCTCCGCCGTCCCGCCGCGTCCCTGACGGAGACGGCCGGCCGTGCACCGTTCGAGCGGCGCCGCGCCCGCCGGTCGGGGGAGGGCGCATGA
- the ispG gene encoding flavodoxin-dependent (E)-4-hydroxy-3-methylbut-2-enyl-diphosphate synthase — protein MTAVSLGIPGVPLPPLAERRASRRIQVGPVAVGGGAPVSVQSMTTTRTSDVGATLQQIAELTASGCQIVRVACPTQDDADALATIARKSQIPVIADIHFQPKYVFAAIEAGCAAVRVNPGNIKQFDDKVKEIAKAAKDHGTPIRIGVNAGSLDRRLLEKYGRATPEALVESALWEASLFEEHGFRDIKISVKHNDPVVMVEAYRRLAARCDYPLHLGVTEAGPAFQGTVKSAVAFGALLSQGIGDTIRVSLSAPPVEEVKVGIQILESLNLRQRRLEIVSCPSCGRAQVDVYKLAEEVTAGLEGMEVPLRVAVMGCVVNGPGEAREADLGVASGNGKGQIFVKGEVIKTVPESKIVETLIEEAMKIAAQMEKDGIASGEPAVTVS, from the coding sequence GTGACCGCTGTCTCCCTCGGGATTCCCGGGGTGCCCCTGCCGCCGCTCGCCGAGCGGCGCGCGTCGCGGCGGATCCAGGTCGGACCCGTCGCGGTGGGCGGCGGGGCCCCGGTGTCCGTGCAGTCGATGACGACCACGCGTACGTCCGACGTGGGGGCGACCCTCCAGCAGATCGCCGAGCTGACCGCCTCCGGGTGCCAGATCGTGCGGGTCGCCTGTCCCACGCAGGACGACGCCGACGCGCTCGCGACCATCGCCCGCAAGTCGCAGATCCCGGTGATCGCCGACATCCACTTCCAGCCCAAGTACGTCTTCGCGGCGATCGAGGCCGGCTGCGCGGCCGTACGGGTGAACCCGGGCAACATCAAGCAGTTCGACGACAAGGTCAAGGAGATCGCCAAGGCGGCCAAGGACCACGGCACCCCGATCCGCATCGGTGTGAACGCCGGATCGCTGGACCGGCGGCTGCTGGAGAAGTACGGCAGGGCCACCCCGGAGGCGCTCGTCGAGTCGGCCCTGTGGGAGGCGTCGCTCTTCGAGGAGCACGGCTTCCGGGACATCAAGATCTCCGTGAAGCACAACGACCCGGTGGTGATGGTCGAGGCCTACCGCCGGCTCGCCGCCCGGTGCGACTACCCGCTGCACCTCGGGGTGACGGAGGCGGGCCCCGCCTTCCAGGGCACCGTCAAGTCGGCGGTCGCCTTCGGGGCGCTGCTTTCGCAGGGCATCGGCGACACCATCCGGGTGTCGCTGTCCGCGCCGCCGGTCGAGGAGGTCAAGGTCGGCATCCAGATCCTGGAGTCGCTGAACCTGCGTCAGCGGCGGCTGGAGATCGTCTCCTGCCCGTCCTGCGGGCGTGCCCAGGTCGACGTCTACAAGCTCGCCGAGGAGGTCACGGCCGGCCTGGAGGGCATGGAGGTCCCGCTGCGGGTGGCCGTCATGGGCTGTGTGGTGAACGGGCCCGGCGAGGCCCGCGAGGCCGACCTCGGCGTCGCCTCCGGCAACGGCAAGGGGCAGATCTTCGTGAAGGGCGAGGTCATCAAGACCGTCCCCGAGTCGAAGATCGTGGAGACGCTGATCGAGGAGGCGATGAAGATCGCCGCGCAGATGGAGAAGGACGGCATCGCGTCGGGGGAGCCGGCCGTCACCGTGAGCTGA